A single region of the Salvia miltiorrhiza cultivar Shanhuang (shh) chromosome 8, IMPLAD_Smil_shh, whole genome shotgun sequence genome encodes:
- the LOC131001409 gene encoding NDR1/HIN1-like protein 13 yields MEERLPPSNDANTNADTDANINTDAPPKLPLPLPPGRAAHETYVVQIPRDNVCRVPPPDHARIVEEHTRKAAVKMSQPRRRRFRCSLALPIFLIVIVATIAILTARATIFRPIKPAFAVTRIRGDNLVAPPSQKSNSTRRGPEFRVGIRADNRNPWMSVNYCGGGAATLDFKDKRIGQGKVPATISENEEGNANFAVVLAGKGVAALPKDVKEKLTGEEVKLMELSMDLTVEMRSYLRNEQLKLQIFCDFKVRNSLAKNAKIILQNCATPL; encoded by the coding sequence ATGGAGGAGCGGCTTCCACCGTCCAACGACGCCAACACCAATGCCGACACCGATGCCAACATCAACACCGACGCCCCTCCCAAGCTCCCGCTGCCCCTCCCGCCCGGCCGCGCCGCCCACGAGACCTACGTCGTCCAAATCCCCCGCGACAACGTGTGCCGCGTCCCGCCGCCCGACCACGCTCGCATCGTGGAGGAGCACACGCGCAAGGCCGCCGTTAAGATGTCGCAGCCGCGGCGCCGCCGCTTCCGCTGCTCACTAGCCCTCCCCATCTTCCTCATCGTCATCGTAGCCACGATCGCCATCCTCACCGCCCGCGCCACCATCTTCCGCCCCATCAAGCCGGCTTTCGCGGTGACCCGCATCCGCGGCGATAATCTGGTGGCGCCGCCGTCACAAAAATCAAACTCCACCCGCCGCGGGCCGGAGTTCAGGGTGGGGATCCGGGCGGATAATCGAAACCCGTGGATGTCGGTGAATTACTGCGGCGGAGGGGCGGCGACGCTGGACTTCAAGGACAAGAGAATCGGGCAGGGGAAGGTTCCGGCGACTATCAGCGAGAACGAAGAGGGCAACGCCAACTTCGCGGTGGTGTTGGCCGGAAAAGGGGTGGCGGCCTTGCCGAAGGATGTCAAGGAGAAGTTGACTGGTGAAGAGGTGAAATTGATGGAATTGTCGATGGATTTGACGGTGGAGATGAGGAGCTATTTGAGAAACGAACAATTGAAACTGCAAATCTTCTGCGATTTTAAGGTTCGAAATTCTTTGGCTAAGAATGCTAAAATTATATTGCAGAATTGTGCAACGCCTTTATAG
- the LOC130998127 gene encoding uncharacterized protein LOC130998127, which translates to METFGERDKNSVWGSEKGEIAVRNAEGRSGGILTMWNPEKFAVSSQWEAPGAVFVNGFWKSDSGIFCCCFINVYAQQSLSERLVLWDIISSVVKQNADSCICIGGDFNSIRDPSERAGRSFNFLSRDIMAFDGFIKDNELIDIRLQGWKSFIFKEKLECLKQDLKIWNKKSFGRIEENIGLLRTEVEKWDKVDEVRGLVEDEVLKRNEAIANLYIQMKNRDSLLSQKAKERWLADGDVNSSYFHKVINGRRAKNYLSGILIDNRWIEDPLTVKNKIRDHFERQFRRSRGIRPELPINFALKKLSMESRNNLDLPFTEEEVKTAVWSSDGSKSPGPDGFNFHFLKSCWMLIKEELLEVMNDFHSHGKLPRGCNPSFIALIPKKDAAVELKDYRPISLINCMYKVIAKVLASRLKQVIHSVISNCQSAFIEGRFILDGVVILNEIIEDVKKKKGTFIFKVDFEKAYDTVDWEYLDTMLLLMNLSPKWQSWIKGCLCSATANVLVNGIPSGEFQLERGLRQGDPLSPFLFLIAAEGLNILTERAIHEKLLQPVEIGHDGTKVSHLQYADDTVFLASGKTENAWALRSILKLFESLSGLKVNFDKSCIFGIGIQSPVGEHLASILKCKVGVLPTKYLGIMIGTRLTRVNDWRYLVDKLKRKISRWKNRKFSFAGRITMLRSVMLSIPIYQFSFSILPKKVLAELRSVMCNFLWGGGESEARKTHWIKWEVLCNDVREGGLGFKDLGSFNEALMVKWVWRFLTERNSLWAQVIRACYGEIEWDDGGFRMSSSNKKKTGWWKKIVDVCGGEGRKWFKECLDVQIGEGDFFKFWNHCWVGGKRLSDRFPRLYRLCKNQDEFISNMGEWLEGVWEWKLEWNRDLRERERAQADELLSSIREVNLQAGNKDCWRWKPTPNGLFSVNSAYKAIRQARLENGINCEQMDFKKLWKAPAPHKMKTTAWRIFKGRLVTCDNLIRRNILAANLTSDCILCKAQLEDLNHLFFSCQITMDLWKEILSWIGIQTALQRTAKENVLAFSNLGDKADNHFLSSIWICVVRSIWKARNDCIFSQASWNLSKVVTEIKIRTWSWTQVYKQTPQPLDLKSWMIKPKVME; encoded by the exons atGGAAACTTTTGGAGAGAGGGACAAGAATTCAGTTTGGGGATCAGAGAAGGGAGAAATAGCAGTGCGGAATGCTGAAGGAAGATCAGGAGGTATACTCACAATGTGGAATCCAGAGAAGTTTGCTGTTTCCAGTCAGTGGGAAGCTCCGGGGGCAGTGTTCGTGAACGGTTTTTGGAAGTCGGATTCAGGTATCTTTTGTTGCTGCTTTATCAATGTTTATGCTCAACAAAGTTTATCGGAGAGACTTGTCTTGTGGGATATTATTAGCTCGGTGGTTAAACAAAATGCGGATTCTTGCATTTGTATTGGAGGGGATTTTAACTCTATCAGGGATCCCTCAGAGAGAGCTGGGAGAAGTTTCAATTTTCTTTCCAGGGATATTATGGCTTTTGATGGTTTTATTAAAGATAATGAGTTGATTGATATTCGCTTACAAG GGTGGAAGAGCTTTATATTCAAAGAGAAACTGGAATGTCTCAAGCAAGATCTGAAAATTTGGAACAAAAAGAGCTTCGGGAGGATTGAGGAGAACATTGGCCTTCTTAGAACAGAAGTTGAGAAATGGGACAAAGTGGATGAAGTTCGAGGCTTGGTGGAGGATGAAGTCCTCAAAAGGAATGAAGCTATTGCAAATCTTTACATTCAAATGAAGAATCGGGATAGTCTTTTATCTCAAAAAGCAAAGGAAAGATGGTTGGCGGACGGTGACGTTAACAGTAGCTATTTTCATAAAGTCATAAATGGAAGAAGGGCAAAGAACTATCTCTCTGGTATTCTTATCGACAACCGCTGGATCGAAGATCCTCTCACTGTCAAGAATAAAATCAGAGATCACTTCGAAAGGCAGTTTCGACGCAGCCGAGGAATTAGACCAGAATTACCAATCAATTTTGCTCTTAAAAAGCTGTCGATGGAATCAAGGAATAATTTGGACCTCCCTTTCACCGAGGAGGAAGTCAAGACGGCAGTTTGGAGCAGTGATGGAAGCAAAAGCCCAGGGCCGGATGGATTCAATTTCCATTTTTTGAAGTCTTGTTGGATGTTGATCAAAGAGGAGCTTTTGGAAGTCATGAATGATTTCCACTCGCATGGAAAGTTGCCCAGAGGATGCAATCCTTCGTTTATTGCCTTGATCCCGAAGAAGGATGCAGCTGTGGAGTTGAAGGACTATCGCCCCATTTCTCTCATCAATTGTATGTACAAAGTCATCGCCAAAGTGTTGGCATCCAGGTTGAAACAGGTGATTCATAGTGTTATCTCTAACTGCCAAAGTGCGTTTATTGAAGGAAGGTTTATCTTGGATGGGGTTGTTATTCTTAATGAGATCATTGAggatgtaaaaaaaaaaaagggtactTTTATCTTCAAGGTGGATTTTGAAAAGGCATACGATACAGTGGATTGGGAGTACTTGGATACCATGCTTCTTCTTATGAACTTATCTCCAAAATGGCAGAGTTGGATCAAGGGCTGTCTTTGCTCAGCTACAGCCAACGTCCTGGTGAACGGCATCCCATCGGGTGAATTCCAACTGGAAAGAGGACTTCGGCAGGGGGACCCTCTGTCACCCTTCCTTTTCTTGATTGCAGCTGAAGGTCTCAATATTTTAACGGAGAGAGCAATTCATGAGAAGCTTCTGCAGCCGGTAGAGATTGGGCATGATGGCACCAAAGTTTCTCATCTTCAATATGCTGACGACACCGTGTTTTTGGCCTCGGGAAAGACAGAGAACGCATGGGCATTGAGGAGCATCCTTAAACTCTTTGAGTCTCTCTCAGGACTTAAAGTTAATTTTGACAAGAGCTGCATCTTTGGTATTGGAATTCAAAGCCCTGTGGGAGAGCATTTGGCTTCGATTCTCAAGTGTAAAGTTGGAGTTCTTCCAACAAAATACTTGGGGATTATGATCGGTACTCGCCTCACCCGAGTAAATGATTGGAGGTATCTCGTCGACAAACTGAAGAGAAAAATTTCCAGATGGAAAAATCGAAAGTTTTCGTTTGCCGGAAGAATCACAATGCTCAGATCGGTAATGTTGTCTATCCCAATTTACCAGTTCTCGTTTTCAATTCTGCCAAAGAAAGTCTTGGCCGAGCTCCGAAGTGTGATGTGTAATTTTCTATGGGGAGGAGGGGAATCGGAGGCTAGAAAGACTCATTGGATTAAATGGGAGGTATTGTGCAACGATGTCCGGGAGGGAGGTCTCGGTTTCAAAGATTTGGGGAGTTTCAATGAGGCTCTCATGGTTAAGTGGGTGTGGAGATTTTTAACTGAGAGGAACTCTCTGTGGGCACAGGTCATTAGAGCGTGTTATGGGGAGATTGAGTGGGACGATGGGGGTTTTAGAATGTCAAgttcaaataagaaaaaaacgGGGTGGTGGAAGAAAATCGTTGATGTTTGTGGGGGGGAGGGAAGGAAATGGTTCAAAGAGTGTTTGGATGTGCAGATTGGAGAAGGcgattttttcaaattttggaaTCATTGTTGGGTTGGGGGAAAAAGGTTGAGCGACAGATTTCCTAGGCTATATCGACTCTGTAAAAATCAGGACGAGTTTATCTCGAATATGGGAGAATGGTTGGAGGGTGTGTGGGAATGGAAGTTGGAGTGGAATCGAGatttgagggagagagaaagagccCAGGCGGATGAGCTGTTGTCCTCTATCAGGGAAGTCAATCTTCAAGCAGGAAATAAAGATTGTTGGAGGTGGAAACCTACCCCCAACGGCTTGTTTTCAGTAAATTCAGCATACAAAGCTATCCGACAAGCAAGATTGGAGAATGGGATTAATTGTGAGCAAATGGATTTCAAGAAACTGTGGAAGGCTCCAGCTCCTCACAAGATGAAAACAACAGCTTGGAGGATTTTTAAAGGAAGACTGGTGACGTGTGATAATCTCATCCGAAGAAATATTTTGGCTGCAAATTTGACCTCCGATTGCATTCTTTGTAAGGCGCAACTGGAGGACCTGAATCATTTATTCTTCTCCTGTCAGATTACTATGGATCTTTGGAAAGAAATTTTGTCTTGGATTGGTATTCAGACGGCACTGCAACGCACGGCAAAGGAGAACGTCCTTGCCTTTTCTAATCTTGGGGACAAGGCAGATAATCATTTTTTGTCTAGTATTTGGATCTGCGTGGTGCGGAGTATTTGGAAAGCAAGGAATGATTGTATTTTTAGCCAAGCGTCATGGAACTTATCTAAAGTGGTAACCGAGATCAAGATAAGAACGTGGAGCTGGACGCAGGTTTACAAACAGACGCCACAGCCTTTGGACTTAAAATCTTGGATGATTAAGCCTAAGGTGATGGAGTGA